GGCCAAAAGGCTTTTGATGGAACTTCTGGAAGATCAGCCTGATCATGGGCGTGCCCATCAATTGCTGGGCTGGATCTATGCATCTCAGCTTAACCAGTATGATCTTGCTGAGGTCCACTTTAAGATGGCAATGCGGTTTGAACCGTACCATGCCGCTACATACAGTGATTACATCTATCTCCTGAAAATGACCTCAAAGTACGCGGAGATGATAAAATTTGCCGGAAAAGCTGAAAAGATAGACGGCGTTAATCTTTGCTATATACAACGGTATAAAGCTGAAGCCTTTGAGATGCTTCGAGATTATAAAAACGCTATCTCTGCTTATAGTGAGGCTATTATTAATGCTCTCGACGAGGATGTGATCAGCTGTTGCGAACGTGGTATCGAACGTATTGCCAGAAAAATAAAAATCAGAGAGCAAATGGACTACGTCACAACGCTGGACGTGGCTTGATCTCTCTGGAAACGTTAAAAATTTATTACAATGGCAACTACAAAGATATCAGGAAGGGAGTTGAGAAAACTTGGCTATCCTGAAGGTAAGGTAATAGGCATAGCCATGAAGGTGCTTGAAGAAAAATACAAAGGCAAGAGTAAAAAGCAAAAGCTAGAGCTACTTGCGCAGGTAGTAAAAAATCCTGAGTTCTATCTTAAGCATGATTCACTGGCGCCTGTTGCCAAAAGCCTGATTATAAAAACAGAGCATAATGAGACGGTGGAGCTAAACAAAAACAGACTTGACTATCGTATCTACGGTGCTGAAGGGATAGAACCAGGCGCCATCAACCAGATGGAAATAGCCATGAAGCTCCCTGTTACCAAAGCCGGTGCTTTGATGCCAGATGCCCACCAGGGATATGGCTTGCCAATAGGTGGCGTTCTGGCTACGGACAATGCGGTTATCCCCTATGCAGTGGGTGTCGATATTGGCTGCAGAATGTGTATGACGCTGTATGACATCCGGCCGGAGTTTATTGAACAAAACGGATTTAAGCTAAAAAAAATGCTAATAGATAATACCCGTTTCGGCAATGAAGTATTTAGACAGCCGGTAGATCATGAAGTGCTGGAAAGAAGTGCTTTCAATGAGATCAATATCCTGAAATCCTTAAAAGACAGGGCTTACAGCCAGATCGGTAGTTCTGGTGGTGGTAACCACTTTGTTGAATTTGGCATAGGTGAGATTATGGAAGCTGATAATGAATGGGGATTACCTACCGGCAGATACCTGGCAGTACTCTCCCACTCTGGTTCCCGCGGTCTGGGCGCCAATGTGGCGCGGCATTATACCAGACTGGCCATGGACAAGTGCAGGCTTCCTAAAGAAGCGCGTCACCTGGCCTGGCTCGGATTGGATACAGACGATGGCGCAGAGTACTGGAATGCCATGAACCTGGCAGGCGATTATGCCTCAGCATGTCATCATCAGATCCATGAACGGCTTTCTGCAACATTGGGGGAGAAACCACTGATGATGGTTGAAAATCACCACAATTTTGCATGGAAAGAGTCAGACCGCTTTGGCAATGAGGTGATTGTTCATCGTAAAGGGGCTACACCGGCAGAGAAAGGAGTACTGGGAATTATTCCGGGCTCAATGACTGCTCCAGGCTTTATCGTCCGGGGCAAGGGGCTGGCTGACTCGCTTAACTCAGCCTCTCACGGTGCCGGCCGGGTGATGTCGCGGAGAAAGGCCAAGGAAACGTTATCCAAAAGGGAGGTGGATGAGCACCTGAAAAAGGCTGGCATTGAAGTTATTGGCTCGGGACTGGATGAAGCGCCTATGGTTTATAAGGACATCCATCAGGTTATGTCTTATCAAACAGCGCTTGTAGAGATATTAGGTACTTTCACCCCCCGAATTGTAAGAATGTGTGGGGACAAAAGGTTTGGTGAGGTAGACTAAGCCTTTTAAAGATATAATGAATTCCTAAGTATAAAACCCGCCCGGCAAGGAATGTTAGTCCTGAGACCTGGCGGGCTTTATATTTAATATTATTCTTCCTTAGTTTTCAATGATCAGCTTTTGGCTCATTACTTTATCAGCAGTAAAAACCTTAATAATATAAAGCGAATTAGACATCAGTGTAACTGGAATATCAGTAACAGGAGATTTTTCACTATTACACTTATAATCTATCACCTGACGGCCTGCAGCATCAAAAACAGTGACATTTACAGGCTTAACATGACCATGATTTACCAAAAGGTGCTTTCCTGCATATGTAGTACTCATTGCATGCTCATCATCTGTACCCGCAGTACGTGCAAGTGAGGAGCCTCCGCCCCAGATGTCTCCCACCCACTCCGGATGATCTACAAATGGATTCCTGTTGCCCTGATGAGTGTAGGCTGCTTCATTTCTGCTTACTTCCTTTGCGCTTACCGGGTCTGCATTGTGCCACGCCATCAACATGTTAAGTGCCCAGTCTTCAAATACTTTATTGCCTGAACCATCCAGAACAGCGTCACCATAAGAGCTATTGTTTTCCCATGAACCTATTACATTCTCATAACGTGTAGCCATATAAAACGCTGCTCTTGCAAAATCTCCTTTAAACTCATCTATAGGTTCGAAAACGGTACCGTTGTATCCTAAGCCTGCAGCTGAACTGCCTAATTTACTTCCATTAGAAGAGGTATAACTTGCAGAGCCGACTTCACCATACGGATAGCTGCTGCGTTTACCGTTCACGTAGCCATCAGTGGCAAAAATATGATGTACATCTGAATTCATGGGCTCAACAGCACCTCCAAACCAACTTCTAGGAAAGGAGTGCTCTCTGTTATAGCAATCACCCTCTCCTGAATATGTGCCGCATTGGTCATTTGACTTCGTAAAATTATAAGGGTCATTGCCATTTGGATTTTCGGAATACATGTCGAGAATGGTACCATCATGCTCATAGCTCTGGTCCAGTTCACTGGAATTATAGAATGTCCACAGAGCACTATACCCCTGAGCAGTATGCCCCTTTATAATATTATAAAGAGCTGTTTTTAACGTATATCCTGTAAGGCCTGATGCACTGTTATAGTAGTCTCCGGTATCACCGCCACCATCTCCCGGATCAGTTGAGCCAATAGTGAAGGGCACTGTCTCTGACGAACCAAACGACCCGCCGGAGCCTAATGTAGTTCCTGCTGATTCAACTGTATAGTATCCATTACCATAGGCACAGCAGATACCATCGCCGTAAGAATCATAAATGGTGAAAGTATAATCCCCGGCCTCAAGGCAAAAGGTTCCGGTATATGTAGTGTTATTGCTGTAATTATTTCCTGAATGCAGGGTAGTTCCACTGCTATTTTTAATCGCCCAGCTTGTTTCGCTGGCATAGTTGTCGGTTTTTAAGGTAACTGATACATCAGTACAACCACCTGTACCGCCACCGCCAGAACCACCTCCTGAAGCTGTGGTTGGCTCAAACAGGTCAGCATAAACTATTTCAGAGCCATCAAACCCGGATACATCATAAAACCTCAAACCTACCTCTATGCTAGAAGATGAAGGTGTGTAGGAAAAGGATACCTGTTGCCACTGGTTTACAATTGAGGGGTCTGAGTAATTCTGATAACCATCAACGTACAACCTGGCTCTCATACCACCCTCTGTGTGGTATACCCATACAGAGAAAGTGTAGTTTTGCCCTGAGGTTACATTAATTGTTTGACGCAAGTCTGTGTCTCCCTGCGTGGAGGTATTTACTGTAATACTGGCTGAGCTGCTGCCTTCTTTTTTAACAGAAGTACTTTCACTTAATGATATTCCATTATCAATAGTGGTCCAACTGTCTGGAGCATTTCCTGTCCAGCTTTCAAAAGAACCATTAGCAACTTGAGAATAGGTAAAATGAACGGCAACAAGAGATAGGAACAGACATAATACTGTCCGGTAAAAATTTTTCATCGGTTTAGGTTTTAGTTGAAACTCAATACAATATAAAAAAATTATTCTGAGTTAAAATTAAAAGACAGCATTAAGGATATGTGAAGATATTGTGACTGGAAAGTGGTTCCTGAGCATTTCCAGTTTCTGGATGTTTGTTATTTAGTAAGTGCAAAAGGCTATGCCATCCGGGTAAGCACAGATGCGCAGTTGGAGGTTCCTGATCCTCCGATGTTCATAACCAACCCGCATTCTGCATCAGGCACTTTCAGTCCAAAGGGCTGACTGGTCAATTGTTTATAAATGTAAGCGTGCATAGATACTCCCGTGGCACCTATAGGATGGCCCTTGGCTTTCAACCCACCTGATGCATTGACGACACATTCACCTCCGGGAAACACGGTTTTACTTTCAATAGCCTCAAATTCCCGCCCTGGCTTGGTTAATCCCAGGGCACTATATAAAAGCATTTCTGTAATGGTGAAACAATCATGCACTTCTGCCAGCTGTATATTCTTTATTGTTATACCTGCCTGCTCCAATGCATTTTTAACCGCAAAGGACGCTCCTTCGAGAAACGAGTCCGATTTGTTTACGCCAAACGTATCCAGGTAATCACTGGCATTATAAAACCCTCTTAAAGCTACACTCGCCCCCTCCGATGATTCTCCTTCTGCCTCCAAAACAAGTGCTGCCGAACCATCGGATATGAGAGAGCAATCGTGCAACCTCAGAGGAGTATTGACCATCGGATTCTTTTCATCGGGTAGGGACATGATTTCTTCGGCAGTTCTGGCTTTTTGTAAATGCGCCAATGGGTTTTGAGCGGCATTTGTGTAGTTTTTGGAGCCGATTTCTGCCAACCATGGTCTTAGCTGTTCCTCAGTATAACTATATTTCTTCATCCATCCATTAGCCAACTGCGCAAACATACATGGGGCAGTTACGTCCTTTGAGCCTTCCTCAGGCCAAAAAGTGGCCAAAGCCAGTGCACGTGTTACACCTTTCGTATCCAGCGCCGTCATTTTTTCAAGTCCAACGACCAGGGCACGTTTTATCATGCCTGATTTGATGGCCATGGCTGCCATATGCACTGCTGAAGAACCTGAAGCGCATGCATTTTCAGTACGGTACATCGGTTTGTGGCGCAAGCCCGGCATAGCATTTACGCCAAACGATGCAATATTCTCCTGGTTATTAAAGCTACCTCCGCTAAAGTTACCAACAAAAACAGCATCAATATCTTCCACACTACGCCGGGCATCTTCCAAAGCACCCGCTATAGCCTTTTGGTACAAGCTGTAAAGAGACTCTTCTTCAAGTTTTCCGAACCTGGAATTGTAGGCACCGATGATGTTTACTCCTCTCATAGCGTATGGGTTTATTTCAAATATAAACTAACCATGTCCGACCTGAAAGAAGATGTAAACTTTAATTCTTTAACAATCAGAATAAGCCTGCAACGTGCGGTTTATGACTTGTTTTTCTGGCGCCGTTTATCCCACCATACATATAATACAAAAAGGACAATACTTGCAACTGAGCCCCAAAGCAATCCGCTTCTCAGACGCTTGCTATTTTCTCCAAGATAGGCAATAAATACAGTCAGTGGTGTTATGCCAAGTAAGGTGGCTCCTATAAATCTCCAGTATCCCATTCTTAATATGCCTCCGACAAAGCTTATGGCATCATTGGAGAGAAAAGGTGAAATGCGTGTGACAACCACTGCCCAAAATCCGTAATCTTTAATGAAAGACTCAATTTTTTTCTCGGATTTTCCTCCAAGCAGCTTCTTAACTACAGGCGGCCCTAAATATGCTCCGATCAGATAGCCAGTGGTAGATGCACAAAAAACAGCCACCAATATGATAAGGCTACCCCAAAGCGGGCCGTAGGCCAGCACTGAAACTACCATTAGAAGTGGTGTGGGTATAACGAGTAAGAACATTTGTAAGATCATGGAAAGTACTATAGCCACAGGCCCGAAAATGCCAAATTGATCTACCCAATTTTTGATACGTGATTCGTTATCGCTGGTAAGTACCTGCCAGGTATTATTAAGGAAATCCTGAAAGTCAGGGATCAAAAAATAGCTTAGTACCAAGGCCGCAAGAATAGCTATAGATACATATAATGGTGCTTTACTCTGCTTAACCGATGTAGTATCCGCTACGGAATCTGCCATAGATGCTGCTATTCAATAATTTTGTGCTTTTATCAACTAACTAACCTTAAATCACGCCTCTTGTTTAAGACAAAGATTTTTTTGTTTTAAGGTTTTCTGAAATCCGAGAGGTAATACTAAACCATGCCCACCACAAATTTTATATCTTCTTATGGGAAACATTGATACATTTGCTAACTAACCATGAACCAGCTTTTAACCCGGCACGAAACCTTTAATCTGATCAGGCGACTGAAAGCCTCGGGTCTTTCCTGGCTATATGATCCGGAGAAACACCGGATAACTATTGACACTGACGCAACCGTTGAGGAGAATATCAGGATCCGGCTTCCGGTAAATTTCCCTCATATTGATCATGAAAAAGACCAGGATGAAGACGAAGAAAGTATTGGGTACATAATTATACTCATACAAGCCGGCAAGGCCGCCGTAGGGTATTTTGATGACGATATTATAGTTGATCACAAGGTGTTTAAATCCTATATGGTAAGAAAAAAACAGGGAAAGAGTCAGGTCAAATATCTAAAATCCAAGGGAAAATCCCGGGCAGGATCACGTGTAAGACTTGCCAATACTATTCACTTTTTTGAAAGCATTAACGAAAGGCTCCAGGAGTATTTCGAGGATTATGAAATTAACAGAATAGGTTTAAGCTGTTCAAAAACTTTACTCCCATACCTGTTTAGCTCAAAGGTCAGCTGCCCCTTTGACAAGAAGGATGAACGCCTGTTTAAAATCCCCAGGCATATTCATACACCAGGTTATGACATTTTAATTGATACGCAGGAATGGCTGCTTCAGGGCGAAATAAAGTATTCGGAACAGCTACAGCCGCTGGTGGACAGCCTCATTAACGGAAATGACAGTTGAACAGCAAAATAACATAGGTTTTAGTTATACCGTCAACTCCAGTCAGGGAAGTTCAAATTCCCAATTACAGTACACTATACTGAATTTAGAAGAGCATCCGGGCACCGTAAGCCCCCTAGCCTTCCGGCACCGCAGATGGCTCTTTCTTATCAATTACTATTCATTAGCATTGAAAATATCTTCGGGTTTATTCTTTTTATGAAACCTGTAAACCACACCTACATTGATCAGATAATCGGCAAAAGCCGCATCACCGTGCCGGGGTTCTCCGGTTTCCCGCTCACTTTTTTTATCCAGATAGCTTTGAGTACGGTTTCTTTCTATAGCCACCGGTACGCTGGCGTTAAATAGAAAATTTCTTACCTGGTAATTTATTCCGGGCTCTACTGAAATGGCGTATCCGGGTCTTCTGTAGGCATCACTACTCCCTATCAGGTCGTATACGGGTACACATTCCATACGGCCACCAAAAGAAAATCCAAGCCCATTCAATGGTGTGGCGTATAACATAGCCAATCGTGCAGCATATTGGTCAGGTGCAGCATACGGGTCGGCTCCCTCTCTTCTTCTGGTGCCATTATGCTGTTTGGGGTTAATCAGGTAATAGAAATTTCCATTAAGTACAAACTTAGGGCTCAATTGGTAAAAGCCTTGCGTTTCCAGGGTGATGCCAAGTCCCCCATCTCCGGGCTGAATGGATTGATCTACAGGCCGTGTAACCGTTTCTCCATCTGAGCCGGCATTGTAGAACTTTCCTTCTGCATCGTAGTCACCAGTTGGTAATTTCAGGCCCAGGGCGAGAGAGATATTAGTCGCTGGATGCTTTTCCGGATCCAAAAACCAATACCCGGTAGCAATACGGATATCAGCAAGTCCCTTTGCGTAAGTCTTGTGTCTTTCGCCAAGGCTATTGCCTCCGTGCTCATACATCGAGGAGCGCTCGTGATATACAAACGGTACAGTAAGTGATGCATAAAACCTGTCAGCAAATGCATAGGTATAGGAAAAATCTGCAAAATACGAATCATTGATAACCTCGGTTCCAAGCTCTACCCGTTCCTTTTCCTCTTCTTTTCCTCTGAAATGTCTGAAGGATTGAAAGTATCGGAAATTTACGCCTGCCACAGATTCACCGGGCATCAAAATAGCTCCGTTTCCCACCCCGGTGCCACAACCGGAAAATGAACGAATAGCCACACAGCCTTGGGCATATAGATCATCCCAGGCATATAGGCTCAACAAGAATATTGTAAGGGTTAGAATAAGTTTTTTCATGGTATGTAAATGTTTTGTCTGACCGACCAGATTGTATATTATAGTCAGGTCGGTCAAAATACTATAAGCAGACACATCAGGCCATAAGCGAGATGTTATGCTTTTATTGATAGTTAGGTGTTAAATTGATTTTACAAAACAAGAAGAGGGATAAAAGGCCAATTAAACTATAGGGCAGCACGTTAAACCCAGGAATACTGGCAGTAAGCATGCTTTTTCAAAGTGTATAATTAGCCTTTAGCAAACTTTCGGGGGTGGTGAAGGTACCTTAATAAAATGAGTCAGCCAATTATCTGACCGGTCTCCAAACACACACGACCAGTCAATTCCACTGTGTGTCGTCAGGCTGAATGAAATCAGGAATATGAAGTCCTTGGACATGGATTTCCATAATTCAACATTTCCGTTTTTGGAAACAGGAATACTTGTAAATGAAACTGCCCAGTCACGCAGGGCATCATGAAGCTCCGCCATTTTATTGTCATTGACGTAAAGCAAATGCAAAGAATCCTGCGCATAACGATATTTTACAAACCGGTAAAACTTACCATCAATATGAATTGAGCCGGATGTCTCCTGATACTCCTGCTGGTCAGAGCTATAAGGTAATGAAAGTGGTGTAGATATCTTTTTGAGATCACCTGCTTTAAAATTAATACCGGATACTTTTTGTTGCCAGTCGCTTTCTATCTTGTACCACATGACCAGATAAACCCCATAATAACCAAGATGATAGGTTAGGAAAATGCTAAGAAATACCATGGAGAAAAATCTCTTCATGCACTCACGAATAAGGTACATATTAGAGATAAATCCTGACATTTAAAAGAGGATGACCACTTTTCTGGCCAGTCAGCCAGTTGATCTATGGTTTAAATACATCGGTAAATTCAAACCGATTGCCTTCAAAAAGTCCTTTGTCACTAAGCTTAAGGGATGGGATTACCAGCAAAGCCATAAATGACAGGGTCATAAAAGGTGAGTTAAGCCTGCTGCCCAGTTTTTTAGCCATCTTATCTATGGCTTTATACTGTTTTGCCACTTCGTATCCATCTTCCGGTGACATGATCCCGGCAACAGGCAGCTTTACAACCATACTTTTATTGTCACCTACGGCAGATACTCCACCCCTGGCCTCGATGATCATGTTCACAGCTATCGCTATGGATTCGTCGTCAACACCAACGGCTATGATGTTGTGAGAATCGTGCCCAACGGATGAGGCAATAGCGCCTTTTTTCAGGCCAAAGTTTTTAATAAAAGCTATCGCCGGAGCTGCATTTTCGTAGCGATTGACTACGGTAATCTTTAATATGTCATGCTCAGTATCAGATACAGCAAACCCATTCTCAGCTTTAAGGTTTAAGGATAACTCATTGGTAATCAGCTGTCCATCCATAGCTTCGATCACTCTTATTTCCTTTCCTTTAGCTTTTAGGGCAAAGTCCGATGTTTTCTTGAGCTTTGTATTGAAATTATTGACTATCCTGTTTTCTACACTGGAAATTTTGGTAATCCCGTTTTCTGCCACCAGTTGGCCGTTGATAAAGGTTTTCAGTACTTTAAAATCACTGGTATTATTTACAACTATAAAATCGGCCGGGTCTCCCACTTTTAGCTTGCCGACTTGCATGCCATAGTGGTCTATAGGATTAATACAAGCTGCTTTTAAGACTTTATACAGGTCAATCCCTTTGGTAAGTGCACGCTTTACAAGCAAGTTGATATGCCCTTCTTCAAGATTGTCAGGGTGCTTATCATCCGAGCAGAACATCATCTGCTCCCAATGATCGTTCATGAGATCTATCAGAGCTTCAAAATTCTTTGCGGCACTCCCCTCTCGAATGATAATCTTCATGCCATACTTTAACTTATCCAGGGCTTCTTCGGCAGTAAAGCACTCATGGTCTGTACTTATGCCTGCCGCAATATACTGTTTGGCTTGTTCGCCTTTGAGACCCGGAGCATGGCCATCCACTACTTT
This region of Fulvivirga ulvae genomic DNA includes:
- a CDS encoding RtcB family protein codes for the protein MATTKISGRELRKLGYPEGKVIGIAMKVLEEKYKGKSKKQKLELLAQVVKNPEFYLKHDSLAPVAKSLIIKTEHNETVELNKNRLDYRIYGAEGIEPGAINQMEIAMKLPVTKAGALMPDAHQGYGLPIGGVLATDNAVIPYAVGVDIGCRMCMTLYDIRPEFIEQNGFKLKKMLIDNTRFGNEVFRQPVDHEVLERSAFNEINILKSLKDRAYSQIGSSGGGNHFVEFGIGEIMEADNEWGLPTGRYLAVLSHSGSRGLGANVARHYTRLAMDKCRLPKEARHLAWLGLDTDDGAEYWNAMNLAGDYASACHHQIHERLSATLGEKPLMMVENHHNFAWKESDRFGNEVIVHRKGATPAEKGVLGIIPGSMTAPGFIVRGKGLADSLNSASHGAGRVMSRRKAKETLSKREVDEHLKKAGIEVIGSGLDEAPMVYKDIHQVMSYQTALVEILGTFTPRIVRMCGDKRFGEVD
- a CDS encoding tetratricopeptide repeat protein; this translates as MDDILLNTEEYILKAKDHIDCWDFIQAKRLLMELLEDQPDHGRAHQLLGWIYASQLNQYDLAEVHFKMAMRFEPYHAATYSDYIYLLKMTSKYAEMIKFAGKAEKIDGVNLCYIQRYKAEAFEMLRDYKNAISAYSEAIINALDEDVISCCERGIERIARKIKIREQMDYVTTLDVA
- a CDS encoding endonuclease — protein: MKNFYRTVLCLFLSLVAVHFTYSQVANGSFESWTGNAPDSWTTIDNGISLSESTSVKKEGSSSASITVNTSTQGDTDLRQTINVTSGQNYTFSVWVYHTEGGMRARLYVDGYQNYSDPSIVNQWQQVSFSYTPSSSSIEVGLRFYDVSGFDGSEIVYADLFEPTTASGGGSGGGGTGGCTDVSVTLKTDNYASETSWAIKNSSGTTLHSGNNYSNNTTYTGTFCLEAGDYTFTIYDSYGDGICCAYGNGYYTVESAGTTLGSGGSFGSSETVPFTIGSTDPGDGGGDTGDYYNSASGLTGYTLKTALYNIIKGHTAQGYSALWTFYNSSELDQSYEHDGTILDMYSENPNGNDPYNFTKSNDQCGTYSGEGDCYNREHSFPRSWFGGAVEPMNSDVHHIFATDGYVNGKRSSYPYGEVGSASYTSSNGSKLGSSAAGLGYNGTVFEPIDEFKGDFARAAFYMATRYENVIGSWENNSSYGDAVLDGSGNKVFEDWALNMLMAWHNADPVSAKEVSRNEAAYTHQGNRNPFVDHPEWVGDIWGGGSSLARTAGTDDEHAMSTTYAGKHLLVNHGHVKPVNVTVFDAAGRQVIDYKCNSEKSPVTDIPVTLMSNSLYIIKVFTADKVMSQKLIIEN
- the ade gene encoding adenine deaminase is translated as MQVSGHIIDIENQKIFKGEVVISDGVITAIHEKDNVDDQYLLPGFIDAHVHVESSMVVPSEFARMAVVHGTVATISDPHEIGNVLGVDGVNYMIDNGKQVPFKFYFGAPSCVPATPFETAGAEIDVEGVEELLKKEEVIYLAEMMNWPGVLNNDPLVKSKIALAKKYGKVVDGHAPGLKGEQAKQYIAAGISTDHECFTAEEALDKLKYGMKIIIREGSAAKNFEALIDLMNDHWEQMMFCSDDKHPDNLEEGHINLLVKRALTKGIDLYKVLKAACINPIDHYGMQVGKLKVGDPADFIVVNNTSDFKVLKTFINGQLVAENGITKISSVENRIVNNFNTKLKKTSDFALKAKGKEIRVIEAMDGQLITNELSLNLKAENGFAVSDTEHDILKITVVNRYENAAPAIAFIKNFGLKKGAIASSVGHDSHNIIAVGVDDESIAIAVNMIIEARGGVSAVGDNKSMVVKLPVAGIMSPEDGYEVAKQYKAIDKMAKKLGSRLNSPFMTLSFMALLVIPSLKLSDKGLFEGNRFEFTDVFKP
- a CDS encoding thiolase C-terminal domain-containing protein, with the translated sequence MRGVNIIGAYNSRFGKLEEESLYSLYQKAIAGALEDARRSVEDIDAVFVGNFSGGSFNNQENIASFGVNAMPGLRHKPMYRTENACASGSSAVHMAAMAIKSGMIKRALVVGLEKMTALDTKGVTRALALATFWPEEGSKDVTAPCMFAQLANGWMKKYSYTEEQLRPWLAEIGSKNYTNAAQNPLAHLQKARTAEEIMSLPDEKNPMVNTPLRLHDCSLISDGSAALVLEAEGESSEGASVALRGFYNASDYLDTFGVNKSDSFLEGASFAVKNALEQAGITIKNIQLAEVHDCFTITEMLLYSALGLTKPGREFEAIESKTVFPGGECVVNASGGLKAKGHPIGATGVSMHAYIYKQLTSQPFGLKVPDAECGLVMNIGGSGTSNCASVLTRMA
- a CDS encoding TVP38/TMEM64 family protein; this encodes MADSVADTTSVKQSKAPLYVSIAILAALVLSYFLIPDFQDFLNNTWQVLTSDNESRIKNWVDQFGIFGPVAIVLSMILQMFLLVIPTPLLMVVSVLAYGPLWGSLIILVAVFCASTTGYLIGAYLGPPVVKKLLGGKSEKKIESFIKDYGFWAVVVTRISPFLSNDAISFVGGILRMGYWRFIGATLLGITPLTVFIAYLGENSKRLRSGLLWGSVASIVLFVLYVWWDKRRQKNKS
- a CDS encoding transporter; translated protein: MKKLILTLTIFLLSLYAWDDLYAQGCVAIRSFSGCGTGVGNGAILMPGESVAGVNFRYFQSFRHFRGKEEEKERVELGTEVINDSYFADFSYTYAFADRFYASLTVPFVYHERSSMYEHGGNSLGERHKTYAKGLADIRIATGYWFLDPEKHPATNISLALGLKLPTGDYDAEGKFYNAGSDGETVTRPVDQSIQPGDGGLGITLETQGFYQLSPKFVLNGNFYYLINPKQHNGTRRREGADPYAAPDQYAARLAMLYATPLNGLGFSFGGRMECVPVYDLIGSSDAYRRPGYAISVEPGINYQVRNFLFNASVPVAIERNRTQSYLDKKSERETGEPRHGDAAFADYLINVGVVYRFHKKNKPEDIFNANE